One window of Triticum dicoccoides isolate Atlit2015 ecotype Zavitan chromosome 5A, WEW_v2.0, whole genome shotgun sequence genomic DNA carries:
- the LOC119303438 gene encoding mucin-2-like, translating to MAPASWYMTHERAHLTTPTATPPAPALLLPPTAPSTATSEPCNHNGMLLGPRVHASDLSLATAPATSVTTAVSLPPTANPFGPRLSAHGLLPATELTITDPPPALRPLPTASSIYNPMVMERRNLALLDSLALELIDGETEADEHSMDEDDEWDLKAAWCSGA from the exons ATGGCCCCCGCGTCCTGGTACATGACGCATGAGCGCGCTCACCTCACGACGCCCACGGCCACGCCCCCTGCGCCCGCCCTCCTCCTGCCGCCCACGGCGCCCTCAACCGCGACCTCGGAGCCCTGCAACCACAACGGCATG CTGTTGGGTCCCCGTGTGCATGCTAGTGATCTCTCTCTGGCCACAGCACCCGCCACCAGCGTCACTACAGCAGTTTCCTTACCACCTACAGCTAACCCC TTCGGTCCCCGGTTATCTGCTCATGGTCTCCTGCCGGCCACAGAGCTCACGATCACCGACCCTCCACCAGCACTCCGTCCGCTGCCTACGGCATCTTCTATCTATAACCCC ATGGTTATGGAAAGGAGAAATCTGGCACTGCTGGATTCATTGGCTTTGGAGCTGATTGATGGTGAAACGGAAGCTGACGAGCACTCGATGGATGAGGACGACGAGTGGGATCTTAAGGCAGCTTGGTGCAGTGGTGCTTAA
- the LOC119303441 gene encoding transcription termination factor MTEF1, chloroplastic-like: MPLCSFYASTSLPVAKPHSLPSSAAAVTTVQAKKSPPAVAAAAAATVLPTTAESTASMMPAEALSLHLPELPSAMRDKILSLELMGVDYGRALSLNPALRDAAPESIHAVVTFLQSRGLHFKDLGRVFGMCPSVLTASVRADLRPVFAFLTDDLGVPEAAYRRVVVKCPRVLACSVRDQLRPALIYLRRLGFRDNRALAFQDPILLVSSVERTMAPKLEYLAGLGMSRDDAVAMALRCPALFTFNVERNYRPKFEYLVGEMGGGVEDVKAFPQYFTFSLEKRIAPRHRAAADAGVDLPLPDMLKATDEEFSEMLERRRSR, translated from the coding sequence ATGCCGCTCTGCAGCTTCTACGCCTCCACGTCCCTCCCGGTGGCGAAACCCCACTCCTTGCCCTCCTCCGCCGCGGCGGTCACCACCGTGCAGGCAAAGAAGTCGCCGCCGGCCGTGGCTGCGGCTGCGGCGGCGACCGTCCTGCCGACGACGGCCGAGAGCACAGCGTCGATGATGCCGGCGGAGGCGCTGTCGCTGCACCTGCCGGAGCTGCCGTCGGCGATGCGGGACAAGATCCTGAGCCTGGAGCTGATGGGGGTGGACTACGGGCGCGCGCTGTCGCTGAACCCGGCGCTCCGGGACGCGGCGCCGGAGTCCATCCACGCGGTGGTGACCTTCCTCCAGTCGCGCGGGCTCCACTTCAAGGACCTGGGCCGCGTCTTCGGCATGTGCCCGTCCGTGCTCACCGCCAGCGTCCGCGCCGACCTCCGCCCCGTCTTCGCCTTCCTCACCGACGACCTCGGCGTGCCGGAGGCGGCTTACCGCCGCGTGGTCGTCAAGTGCCCGCGCGTGCTGGCCTGCAGCGTCCGCGACCAGCTCCGGCCGGCGCTCATCTacctccgccgcctcggcttccgggACAACCGCGCGCTGGCGTTCCAGGACCCCATCCTCCTCGTCTCCAGCGTGGAGCGCACCATGGCGCCCAAGCTGGAGTACCTGGCCGGGCTGGGCATGTCGCGGGACGACGCCGTGGCCATGGCGCTCCGGTGCCCGGCCCTCTTCACCTTCAACGTGGAGAGGAACTACAGGCCCAAGTTCGAGTACCTGGTGGGGGAGATGGGCGGCGGCGTGGAGGACGTCAAGGCCTTCCCGCAGTACTTCACCTTCAGCCTCGAGAAGCGGATCGCGCCGCGGCACCgtgccgccgccgacgccggcgtCGACCTGCCGCTGCCGGACATGCTCAAGGCCACCGACGAGGAGTTCAGCGAGATGCTCGAGAGGAGAAGGAGCAGATGA
- the LOC119303439 gene encoding uncharacterized protein LOC119303439 has product MREEVRSSSGAAAEPQFAVVRSSSPPPTPVASSAGASSPAMQINIVSIDWLGSRQASRVDSSSHVAPHAYGPAHSFDPAGTALDSAPSCRPWERGDLLRRLATFKPSTWDAKPKAASSLACAQRGWVNVDMDKIECESCGMHLIFSALASWSPTEVTNAGEAFAEQLDASHKNSCPWRGNSCADSLVQLHLTQSALIGGFKDRCDGLLQFLSLPVIAPSAIENMRLTRAAQINRLLTQSISFLSGELGYKAENTPGVDIHQGGSCGYSRAQKLISLCGWEPRWLPNVQDCEENSTHSAKNALSNEPDEMFYSPLVEHQKSSFSASVKKDKGKGKRPLKDSGCSMSSPLLDCSLCGATVRIWDFRSVSRPNRISPNNTDAPETGKKLTLTRGISAASGINGWVNDGVVRDQAEGRDEAATYEGKLVSNAGVDLNLSMAGGLPPLHSSMAVASECCNGGMGRDLMIAQPAGSEVGDRATSYESRGPSSRKRNLEEGGSTADKPQDGVRHADSIEGTVIDRDGEEVDDDVQDSDTKNKKPRGFNFFDANLPSSSGAGPSRNLGFDLDVDISMFGHSRAVGLAPVEHPSARDSMRASSVIAMDVRSADEDSMESVEYHPDAGIDINMPSSSGHRNIEMNDAFDLNDSNQAQQSACAQPAAGSDGREIGGSSTNEGEEVLNAGTTPAFARDQLSLGISGGSVGMGASDEAEIHGIDVSVQRTESGVGDAEPITDLTETMGHTGESVPGPGLMDEFVPEEVDREEPHGDSQDIVFRSAGRADSGSKYFGSNKADSGESGKKIGHAIGHESSMHPSLSCNAGVYAGFDASKEEVTQVGKAVTTDDQGLHYDLQNGLGATNGENDYEPGLPDFDPVKHHNSYCPWVNGIVAAACCYDTSSSSELSGWQLTVDAIDTFQSLGQSQNQTMRSESAASLNMDDQAASNRKLARRTSVNKSHGKC; this is encoded by the exons atgcgGGAGGAGGTCAGGAGCTCGTCGGGGGCGGCGGCCGAGCCGCAGTTCGCCGTCGTccggtcgtcgtcgccgccgcccaccCCGGTCGCCAG TTCTGCTGGTGCCTCATCACCTGCTATGCAAATTAATATAGTAAGCATAGATTGGTTGGGTAGCAGACAAGCTTCCAGGGTTGATTCCTCATCACATGTTGCACCACATGCCTATGGGCCTGCTCATAGCTTTGATCCTGCTGGAACTGCTTTGGATTCTGCACCATCTTGTAGACCATGGGAGCGTGGAGACTTACTTCGTCGACTGGCAACATTCAAGCCTTCAACTTGGGATGCTAAGCCGAAG GCTGCCAGTTCATTGGCTTGTGCTCAAAGAGGCTGGGTAAATGTTGATATGGACAAAATTGAATGTGAATCATGTGGTATGCATCTTATATTCAGTGCACTGGCATCCTGGTCCCCAACTGAAG TTACAAATGCTGGAGAAGCCTTTGCGGAGCAGCTTGATGCATCACACAAGAATAGCTGTCCCTGGAGGGGCAATAGCTGTGCTGATAGCTTGGTTCAGCTCCACCTTACACAGTCAGCGCTAATTGGAGGTTTTAAAGATCGATGTGATGGACTTCTACAGTTTCTCTCCCTTCCTGTTATTGCTCCGTCTGCAATTGAGAACATGAGGTTGACAAGGGCCGCTCAGATTAACCGCCTATTAACACAATCGATTAGCTTCTTATCTGGGGAGCTGGGTTACAAAGCTGAGAATACACCAGGAGTTGACATCCATCAGGGTGGTTCTTGTGGCTACTCAAGA GCGCAGAAGCTTATAAGCCTTTGTGGATGGGAGCCTAGGTGGCTTCCAAATGTCCAGGACTGTGAAGAAAACTCAACCCACTCAGCTAAAAATGCACTTTCAAATGAACCAGATGAAATGTTCTATTCCCCCCTTGTTGAACATCAGAAAAGTTCATTCTCTGCATCAGTCAAGAAAGATAAAGGAAAAGGCAAAAGGCCCCTCAAAGATTCGGGATGCAGCATGAGCTCACCTCTATTAGATTGTAGCCTGTGTGGAGCTACAGTTAGGATCTGGGACTTCAGATCTGTGTCACGTCCTAATCGTATTAGTCCAAATAACACTGATGCACCAGAAACAGGCAAAAAGCTAACACTGACACGTGGAATTAGCGCAGCCAGTGGGATCAACGGATGGGTTAATGATGGGGTGGTAAGAGATCAAGCTGAAGGACGTGATGAAGCAGCAACTTATGAGGGGAAATTAGTATCAAATGCTGGAGTAGACCTTAATCTATCGATGGCTGGAGGACTACCGCCACTTCATTCTTCAATGGCTGTTGCATCTGAGTGTTGTAATGGAGGGATGGGAAGAGATCTGATGATTGCGCAGCCCGCTGGAAGTGAAGTTGGTGATCGTGCAACATCATATGAGTCTCGGGGTCCAAGCTCGCGGAAGCGTAACCTTGAGGAAGGTGGGAGCACAGCTGACAAGCCACAAGACGGGGTTCGACATGCTGACAGCATAGAAGGAACTGTCATTGATCGTGATGGTGAAGAAGTTGACGATGACGTTCAAGATTCAGACACCAAGAATAAAAAACCGCGCGGATTCAACTTTTTTGATGCCAATCTTCCATCTTCTTCTGGAGCTGGTCCTAGTAGAAACTTGGGCTTTGACTTGGATGTGGATATTAGCATGTTCGGTCACTCTAGAGCTGTTGGTCTAGCTCCTGTTGAGCATCCGTCTGCTAGAGATTCTATGAGGGCCTCTTCTGTTATCGCAATGGATGTTCGCAGCGCTGACGAAGATTCGATGGAGAGTGTTGAGTATCATCCAGATGCTGGTATAGATATTAATATGCCTTCATCTAGTGGACACAGGAATATTGAAATGAATGATGCCTTTGATCTCAACGATAGCAACCAAGCACAGCAAAGTGCTTGTGCACAACCTGCTGCTGGAAGTGACGGAAGGGAGATAGGAGGAAGCAGTACTAATGAAGGGGAGGAAGTCCTTAATGCAGGCACAACTCCTGCTTTTGCAAGGGATCAGCTTAGCTTAGGAATTAGTGGTGGAAGTGTTGGCATGGGTGCTAGTGACGAGGCTGAAATTCATGGCATTGATGTATCTGTGCAAAGAACCGAGAGTGGTGTAGGTGATGCAGAACCTATTACTGACCTTACTGAGACAATGGGCCATACCGGTGAATCAGTTCCAGGGCCTGGATTGATGGATGAGTTTGTACCTGAAGAAGTTGATCGGGAAGAACCTCATGGAGACAGCCAAGATATTGTGTTCCGTTCAGCAGGCCGTGCTGACAGTGGATCAAAATATTTTGGTTCTAATAAAGCTGATTCTGGTGAGAGTGGAAAAAAGATAGGACATGCCATTGGTCATGAAAGCAGCATGCATCCTTCTCTCTCTTGCAATGCTGGGGTGTATGCCGGCTTCGATGCATCTAAAGAGGAAGTGACACAGGTTGGCAAAGCAGTGACTACTGATGATCAAGGCTTGCATTATGATCTGCAGAATGGATTAG GAGCAACAAATGGAGAAAACGACTATGAACCAGGTCTTCCAGATTTTGATCCTGTTAAGCATCACAACAGTTACTGTCCATGGGTCAATGGAATTGTTGCAGCAGCTTGCTGTTATGATACTAGTTCCAGTTCAGAACTTTCTGGCTGGCAGCTAACTgtcgatgcaattgatacattccagTCTCTTGGTCAATCTCAAAATCAAACTATGCGGTCTGAATCTGCGGCCTCGCTAAACATG GATGATCAAGCAGCTTCCAACCGCAAGCTGGCGAGAAGGACTTCAGTGAACAAAAGCCATGGGAAATGTTGA
- the LOC119303440 gene encoding putative ALA-interacting subunit 2 produces MDEAGTSASAGSAPRGGRPARSGVFYKFTQQDLPAWKPAMTPGYVIAIFLIIGIIFVPVGLICLQASNRVAEIVHRYDIDCVPNAYRSNKQAYIKDSSISKKCIQKVKVQYHMKAPIYVYYELDNFYQNHRRYIKSRSDKQLRHGLQYTDSSCSPMERSNGLPVVPCGLIAWSLFNDTYDFTRGSMGLMVDRKNISWRSDREHKYGQDVYPFNFQNGSLIGGGKLDPDIPLSNQEDLIVWMRAAALPQFRKLYGVIEEDIQADETITMHITNNYNTYSFGGKKSLVLTTSTWLGGKNDFLGYAYLITGSSSIFLSILFALIHVKIPRPHGDAAYLSWSRKNGNN; encoded by the exons ATGGACGAGGCGGGCACCTCGGCGTCCGCAGGCTCCGCCCCGCGCGGGGGGCGCCCGGCGAGATCGGGAG TATTCTATAAATTCACCCAGCAGGATCTTCCAGCTTGGAAACCGGCAATGACACCAGGATAC GTGATAGCCATTTTCTTGATAATTGGGATTATTTTCGTACCAGTTGGGCTAATTTGTCTTCAAGCTTCAAACAGA GTTGCAGAAATCGTTCACCGTTATGATATTGATTGTGTACCTAATGCTTACAGAAGCAATAAGCAGGCTTATATCAAAGACAGCTCGATTTCGAAGAAATGTATTCAGAAAGTGAAG GTTCAATACCATATGAAAGCTCCAATTTATGTGTATTATGAACTCGACAACTTCTACCAGAATCATCGTAG GTATATCAAAAGTAGAAGCGATAAGCAACTACGCCATGGGCTCCAATACACTGATAGCTCATGCAGTCCGATGGAAAGGAGCAACGGCCTTCCAGTTGTTCCCTGTGGATTGATTGCTTGGAGCTTGTTCAATGATACTTATGATTTTACCCGTGGGTCCATGGGATTGATGGTTGATAGGAAAAACATTTCGTGGAGAAGTGATCGGGAACATAAGTATGGCCAGGATGTCTATCCTTTCAACTTTCAGAATGGATCCTTGATTGGAGGAGGAAAACTTGACCCTGATATACCA CTAAGCAATCAGGAAGATCTTATTGTGTGGATGCGCGCAGCTGCTCTTCCCCAGTTTCGAAAGCTGTACGGTGTCATTGAAGAGGATATACAAGCTGATGAAACCATTACCATGCACATAACAAACAATTACAATACCTACAGTTTTGGTGGAAAGAAAAGCCTGGTTCTTACAACATCAACATGGCTAGGTGGCAAGAATGACTTTCTTGGATATGCATACCTTATCACTGGTTCCTCGAGCATTTTCTTGTCCATTCTCTTTGCTCTGATCCATGTGAAAATCCCAAG GCCACATGGTGATGCTGCTTACCTATCTTGGAGCAGGAAAAACGGCAATAACTAA